From Myxococcales bacterium, one genomic window encodes:
- a CDS encoding archease, with product MMYEMIDHTADVGVRVGAPNLRDLFVSCASALTDISVDIVKNQIPSIDVPIFIEAPCLEELLVRWLQEILFVSETRRLVFSSFWIDEIDERHLIGSAKGAKYDPLRHRQKLLVKGVTYHNIDVSKLDDGSWSAKIIFDV from the coding sequence GTGATGTATGAAATGATAGATCATACGGCTGACGTCGGCGTTCGTGTTGGCGCTCCCAATTTGCGAGATCTCTTCGTTTCCTGCGCGTCAGCCCTGACGGATATATCGGTCGATATTGTCAAAAATCAGATTCCATCTATCGACGTCCCGATCTTTATCGAGGCCCCTTGCCTTGAGGAACTTCTCGTGAGATGGCTACAGGAGATACTTTTTGTTTCCGAGACGAGGCGCCTGGTTTTTTCCTCTTTCTGGATAGATGAGATAGATGAGCGCCATCTGATAGGAAGCGCCAAGGGAGCGAAATACGACCCCCTCCGTCACAGGCAAAAACTTCTCGTCAAGGGTGTTACATATCATAACATAGATGTCTCGAAGCTCGACGACGGGTCGTGGAGTGCAAAGATTATTTTTGACGTCTGA